The Astatotilapia calliptera chromosome 2, fAstCal1.2, whole genome shotgun sequence genome includes a window with the following:
- the nexmifb gene encoding neurite extension and migration factor isoform X3 → MDVLTDSSLTLIVKTSEPENPNAVESTGNYSGLCEQSSNLSLCGLVDAALPPSSPPPAAETSQQACPAHQRTTPTSPALPLPLGTEPTLGLTVAPSSNDPPTVVPHLHHTPAPSSLSSPAVSSWAPTGDNQKTSLPLPVALPLSATMMEPGTASGLTEECLLQPNRTCLGCFIETRDATDPNAIQNTPHDPTANPDTETGLSVRIGDVSREDFSDINNISIQCLSHAGEAVSHYGEQLLSDQLLSFPLPKAPGEGKRGDANKTTGDCDDPEDDATAKNLYEGLLLDKVSGEEVLLANASQDWGYFESFISESKMELLDLCSKNELSVNLFSEEDVDNLFDDEDDDSTLSSDVCSLKIRYESFQDNMREKTNVLQEETQFNFFPSVLANCAKKEEGAAVLRRTAEDLQPKTDELILEGAQEGKAGDCSARSPLDGSHGSPMSTPKVSYLMDFNSTEESGEFSDDSSCTGSSSDTLQEGKFKKSHSKRFLSPSNPLNYGLRSKRKVRYSDDYLYDVDSLESEKNAEKKEKAPAGQKEEEDVDWCPKKRRKSCRKEPPVVIKYIIINRFKGERLMSVKLGKLDPVDATVSLNADTVSKYETLAPLKHFWQEKQRERQEQLKLAARDKQQRGFHLNGRHHRPFNSSHPKRKYKIANRLKVQRIHTVEQSATAQSFPLSDRGQGGVTKEEATPTVGGIIAATGLPVTLDTNSITHTVTAKSRSQEREEREGRRLGGNKTVRIRKFKSEARLRSKKIKEAEGEEGRSVTNETDACVTAAQIEDPTAGLDEAGISSTTVKPHFSDNTATAQAAEEKFPFVSSTCSPDKAASSSEEVETGVPVIPGGYLQTLLDATDSSGGAAISYFPQQSSRQQYSLGLSLEEKQFSSLQLAQSCVLSPPSESELQQSPQNCPSFPQMWHPQLCASHSQSFGSETPETPILPNNFPAAVPLNDSLPVSNYSQLSPEADRLLYEKSYLSESGLQPGADLQVCQSACVEGQVQYQRGSLCTDNGRLISYDSVGSLSASSSNYSSLSLKSCEREGEEEGRDSFLAHCSPKVVIQQSVDALTPLRESSDLLDISNFTPDKFRHSSLSELSPPETPNLSPQVVGREMKMAGNVGEYQDVNDISMDCNREVKWNCDVIQQQERTASAYPVEDNQFPLHNFNNQDVLGLDKKEMAATEFDEQNGAKSIKSKRKGSCKQTAGGQCPKKVRAPRAPKSEKVKTPKQNSRSTKKIKAMLEGKAAKNQAGGTGLTDSSSTGDWPGTGWSESNSLVGDDQREFEEPSNILSNIVSGMAEVQRFMMASIEPLWNPMSEACMPSEANSLNLKTLKILAGTEADLKKKGAVLTGAGRGRKAGGKGGKNQAKFNPSHSLFPQLALGCNMFDKPNFINPGPAHKKLYRHKTSAKFPRIETLKGKRAERDPNKDIALMTSFEKLR, encoded by the exons ATGGATGTGTTAACAGACAGCAGTCTCACATTGATTGTGAAGACTTCAGAACCTGAGAATCCAAATGCAGTGGAGAGCACAGGTAACTATTCAG gGCTATGTGAGCAGAGTAGCAATCTGAGTCTGTGCGGGCTCGTCGATGCTGCTCTCCCTCCGTCCTCGCCTCCACCTGCCGCAGAGACTTCACAACAGGCCTGCCCAGCGCATCAGAGGACCACTCCTACATCGCCAGCCCTCCCCTTGCCCCTTGGGACTGAGCCCACTCTGGGCCTAACAGTAGCCCCTTCCTCCAATGACCCTCCAACTGTGGTTCCCCATCTTCACCACACGCCCGCTCCCTCATCACTCTCTAGCCCAGCTGTAAGCTCCTGGGCGCCAACAGGAGACAACCAGAAAACGTCCCTTCCATTACCCGTTGCCCTCCCTCTATCAGCGACAATGATGGAGCCTGGCACTGCGTCTGGCCTGACGGAGGAGTGTCTTCTTCAGCCTAACCGAACTTGCCTCGGCTGCTTCATTGAAACACGTGATGCCACTGACCCTAACGCCATCCAGAACACACCCCACGACCCCACCGCCAACCCTGACACGGAGACTGGTCTAAGTGTAAGGATAGGGGATGTGAGCCGAGAGgacttctctgacatcaacaacatCAGCATTCAGTGCCTGAGCCACGCGGGGGAGGCAGTGAGTCACTATGGAGAACAGCTCCTCTCTGACCAGCTACTTAGCTTTCCTCTGCCAAAAGCCCCAGGTGAGGGCAAGAGAGGggatgcaaacaaaacaacaggggACTGCGATGACCCCGAAGATGATGCAACAGCTAAGAATTTGTATGAAGGACTGTTACTAGACAAGGTTAGTGGAGAAGAAGTTCTCCTGGCTAACGCCAGCCAGGACTGGGGCTACTTTGAGTCTTTTATCAGTGAGAGTAAGATGGAACTGCTGGACCTTTGTTCTAAGAATGAACTGTCGGTCAACCTCTTCTCAGAGGAAGATGTCGACAATCTGTTTGACGATGAAGATGACGATTCAACATTAAGCAGTGATGTCTGTTCGCTCAAGATTCGTTATGAGTCTTTCCAGGACAACAtgagggaaaaaacaaatgttctGCAGGAAGAGACGCAGTTCAACTTCTTCCCCAGTGTCCTGGCCAACTGTgccaagaaagaggaaggagcaGCAGTCTTGAGGAGAACCGCGGAGGATCTTCAGCCCAAAACTGATGAACTGATCCTGGAGGGAGCACAGGAAGGAAAAGCCGGGGACTGCAGTGCTAGGAGTCCACTTGATGGTTCCCACGGCTCGCCTATGTCCACTCCCAAAGTCAGCTACCTAATGGACTTCAATTCCACAGAGGAGTCAGGGGAGTTCAGTGATGACAGCTCCTGCACTGGCTCGTCCTCAGACACCCTGCAGGAGGGAAAGTTTAAAAAGAGCCACTCAAAGAGATTCCTCAGTCCCTCGAACCCTCTCAACTATGGCTTGCGTTCCAAAAGAAAGGTTCGATACAGCGATGATTACTTATATGATGTCGACTCGCTTGAGAGTGAGAAAAATgcggagaaaaaggagaaagccCCTGCTGGtcagaaagaagaggaggatgtagACTGGTGCCCCAAAAAACGCCGGAAATCCTGCCGCAAAGAGCCACCTGTGGTCATCAAGTACATCATCATCAACAGGTTTAAAGGGGAGAGACTCATGTCAGTGAAACTGGGCAAGCTGGACCCTGTGGATGCGACTGTGAGCTTAAATGCCGACACAGTAAGCAAATATGAGACACTGGCTCCTCTGAAGCATTTCTGGCAGGAGaagcaaagagagagacaggaacAGCTTAAGCTGGCTGCCAGAGATAAACAACAACGCGGTTTTCATCTAAACGGACGCCACCATCGCCCTTTTAATTCTAGTCATCCCAAAAGGAAATACAAGATTGCAAACCGGCTTAAAGTTCAGAGGATTCACACTGTGGAGCAATCAGCAACAGCACAGTCCTTCCCTCTCTCTGATCGGGGCCAGGGAGGTGTCACTAAAGAAGAGGCCACCCCCACGGTAGGAGGAATAATAGCAGCCACAGGCCTCCCAGTCACATTAGACACAAactccatcacacacacagtcacagccaAGAGCCGCTCccaggagagggaggagagggaggggaggagatTGGGAGGAAATAAAACAGTCAGGATAAGGAAATTCAAAAGCGAAGCCAGGCTGAGgagcaagaaaataaaagaggcagaaggagaggaggggaggagtgTGACGAATGAAACGGATGCCTGTGTCACTGCGGCACAGATTGAGGACCCCACTGCTGGGTTAGATGAGGCAGGCATTAGCTCAACTACAGTCAAACCACATTTCTCTGACAATACCGCCACCGCTCAAGCCGCTGAGGAGAAATTCCCCTTTGTTTCATCCACCTGCTCTCCTGACAAAGCTGCCTCCTCCTCAGAGGAGGTGGAGACGGGTGTCCCTGTCATCCCGGGGGGCTACCTGCAGACCCTGTTAGATGCCACAGACTCCTCAGGTGGAGCAGCTATCTCTTATTTCCCCCAGCAGTCCTCTAGGCAGCAGTATTCTCTTGGGCTGTCCCTGGAGGAGAAACAGTTTTCTTCTCTGCAGCTCGCTCAGAGCTGCGTCCTCTCGCCTCCCTCTGAGTCCGAGCTCCAGCAGTCTCCTCAGAACTGCCCCAGCTTCCCCCAGATGTGGCACCCACAGCTCTGTGCAAGTCACAGCCAGAGCTTTGGGTCTGAGACGCCCGAGACTCCCATCTTACCCAACAACTTCCCAGCTGCTGTTCCCCTGAATGACAGTCTGCCAGTGTCTAACTACAGCCAGCTGAGCCCTGAGGCTGACAGGCTGCTTTATGAGAAGAGCTACCTGAGTGAGTCTGGGCTGCAGCCCGGGGCAGATCTGCAAGTGTGTCAGTCTGCCTGCGTGGAGGGCCAGGTGCAATACCAGCGAGGGTCCCTGTGCACAGACAATGGCAGGCTCATCAGCTATGACTCAGTGGGCTCTCTGTCAGCCTCCTCCAGCAATTACAGCTCACTCAGCCTCAAGTCTTGTGAGCGAGAGGGTGAGGAGGAGGGCCGAGACAGCTTCTTAGCTCATTGCAGTCCTAAAGTGGTGATTCAGCAGAGTGTGGATGCCCTTACCCCACTCAGGGAGTCCTCAGACCTGCTGGATATCTCTAACTTCACCCCTGACAAGTTTAGGCACTCATCACTCTCAgagctttcccctcctgagacccCAAATCTGTCCCCTCAGGTTGTTGGGCGTGAGATGAAGATGGCAGGAAATGTTGGAGAATACCAGGATGTGAATGATATAAGCATGGACTGCAATAGGGAGGTAAAGTGGAACTGTGATGTCATACAGCAACAGGAGCGCACGGCAAGCGCATACCCGGTGGAGGACAACCAGTTTCCGCTACACAACTTCAACAATCAAGATGTCTTAGGTTTAGATAAAAAAGAGATGGCAGCTACAGAATTTGATGAACAGAATGGAgcgaaaagcataaagtcaaaaaGGAAAGGCAgctgcaaacaaacagcaggagGACAGTGCCCGAAAAAGGTCCGGGCTCCGAGAGCCCCCAAGTCAGAGAAGGTCAAGACTCCCAAACAGAACTCTCGCTCCACCAAAAAGATAAAGGCCATGTTAGAGGGTAAAGCAGCAAAGAACCAGGCAGGTGGCACAGGCCTGACTGACAGTAGCAGCACTGGGGACTGGCCTGGCACCGGATGGTCGGAGAGTAACAGCCTGGTGGGGGATGACCAGAGAGAATTTGAGGAGCCCTCCAATATTCTGTCCAACATTGTCTCTGGCATGGCTGAGGTCCAAAGGTTCATGATGGCCTCCATTGAGCCACTGTGGAACCCCATGTCGGAGGCCTGCATGCCCTCTGAGGCCAACAGTCTCAACCTAAAGACCCTCAAAATCTTGGCAGGTACTGAGGCTGACCTGAAGAAAAAAGGAGCTGTGCTCACAGGGGCTGGGAGAGGCAGAAAGGCAGGGGGGAAAGGAGGCAAAAACCAGGCCAAATTCAACCCCTCTCATTCTTTATTCCCTCAACTTGCTCTAGGCTGTAACATGTTTGATAAACCCAACTTTATTAACCCCGGGCCTGCTCACAAAAAGCTGTACCGCCACAAGACGAGTGCAAAGTTCCCTCGGATTGAGACACTGAAGGGGAAGCGAGCTGAGAGAGACCCAAATAAGGACATAGCACTGATGACCTCTTTTGAGAAACTGAGGTAA
- the nexmifb gene encoding neurite extension and migration factor isoform X4 has protein sequence MDVLTDSSLTLIVKTSEPENPNAVESTGLCEQSSNLSLCGLVDAALPPSSPPPAAETSQQACPAHQRTTPTSPALPLPLGTEPTLGLTVAPSSNDPPTVVPHLHHTPAPSSLSSPAVSSWAPTGDNQKTSLPLPVALPLSATMMEPGTASGLTEECLLQPNRTCLGCFIETRDATDPNAIQNTPHDPTANPDTETGLSVRIGDVSREDFSDINNISIQCLSHAGEAVSHYGEQLLSDQLLSFPLPKAPGEGKRGDANKTTGDCDDPEDDATAKNLYEGLLLDKVSGEEVLLANASQDWGYFESFISESKMELLDLCSKNELSVNLFSEEDVDNLFDDEDDDSTLSSDVCSLKIRYESFQDNMREKTNVLQEETQFNFFPSVLANCAKKEEGAAVLRRTAEDLQPKTDELILEGAQEGKAGDCSARSPLDGSHGSPMSTPKVSYLMDFNSTEESGEFSDDSSCTGSSSDTLQEGKFKKSHSKRFLSPSNPLNYGLRSKRKVRYSDDYLYDVDSLESEKNAEKKEKAPAGQKEEEDVDWCPKKRRKSCRKEPPVVIKYIIINRFKGERLMSVKLGKLDPVDATVSLNADTVSKYETLAPLKHFWQEKQRERQEQLKLAARDKQQRGFHLNGRHHRPFNSSHPKRKYKIANRLKVQRIHTVEQSATAQSFPLSDRGQGGVTKEEATPTVGGIIAATGLPVTLDTNSITHTVTAKSRSQEREEREGRRLGGNKTVRIRKFKSEARLRSKKIKEAEGEEGRSVTNETDACVTAAQIEDPTAGLDEAGISSTTVKPHFSDNTATAQAAEEKFPFVSSTCSPDKAASSSEEVETGVPVIPGGYLQTLLDATDSSGGAAISYFPQQSSRQQYSLGLSLEEKQFSSLQLAQSCVLSPPSESELQQSPQNCPSFPQMWHPQLCASHSQSFGSETPETPILPNNFPAAVPLNDSLPVSNYSQLSPEADRLLYEKSYLSESGLQPGADLQVCQSACVEGQVQYQRGSLCTDNGRLISYDSVGSLSASSSNYSSLSLKSCEREGEEEGRDSFLAHCSPKVVIQQSVDALTPLRESSDLLDISNFTPDKFRHSSLSELSPPETPNLSPQVVGREMKMAGNVGEYQDVNDISMDCNREVKWNCDVIQQQERTASAYPVEDNQFPLHNFNNQDVLGLDKKEMAATEFDEQNGAKSIKSKRKGSCKQTAGGQCPKKVRAPRAPKSEKVKTPKQNSRSTKKIKAMLEGKAAKNQAGGTGLTDSSSTGDWPGTGWSESNSLVGDDQREFEEPSNILSNIVSGMAEVQRFMMASIEPLWNPMSEACMPSEANSLNLKTLKILAGTEADLKKKGAVLTGAGRGRKAGGKGGKNQAKFNPSHSLFPQLALGCNMFDKPNFINPGPAHKKLYRHKTSAKFPRIETLKGKRAERDPNKDIALMTSFEKLR, from the exons ATGGATGTGTTAACAGACAGCAGTCTCACATTGATTGTGAAGACTTCAGAACCTGAGAATCCAAATGCAGTGGAGAGCACAG gGCTATGTGAGCAGAGTAGCAATCTGAGTCTGTGCGGGCTCGTCGATGCTGCTCTCCCTCCGTCCTCGCCTCCACCTGCCGCAGAGACTTCACAACAGGCCTGCCCAGCGCATCAGAGGACCACTCCTACATCGCCAGCCCTCCCCTTGCCCCTTGGGACTGAGCCCACTCTGGGCCTAACAGTAGCCCCTTCCTCCAATGACCCTCCAACTGTGGTTCCCCATCTTCACCACACGCCCGCTCCCTCATCACTCTCTAGCCCAGCTGTAAGCTCCTGGGCGCCAACAGGAGACAACCAGAAAACGTCCCTTCCATTACCCGTTGCCCTCCCTCTATCAGCGACAATGATGGAGCCTGGCACTGCGTCTGGCCTGACGGAGGAGTGTCTTCTTCAGCCTAACCGAACTTGCCTCGGCTGCTTCATTGAAACACGTGATGCCACTGACCCTAACGCCATCCAGAACACACCCCACGACCCCACCGCCAACCCTGACACGGAGACTGGTCTAAGTGTAAGGATAGGGGATGTGAGCCGAGAGgacttctctgacatcaacaacatCAGCATTCAGTGCCTGAGCCACGCGGGGGAGGCAGTGAGTCACTATGGAGAACAGCTCCTCTCTGACCAGCTACTTAGCTTTCCTCTGCCAAAAGCCCCAGGTGAGGGCAAGAGAGGggatgcaaacaaaacaacaggggACTGCGATGACCCCGAAGATGATGCAACAGCTAAGAATTTGTATGAAGGACTGTTACTAGACAAGGTTAGTGGAGAAGAAGTTCTCCTGGCTAACGCCAGCCAGGACTGGGGCTACTTTGAGTCTTTTATCAGTGAGAGTAAGATGGAACTGCTGGACCTTTGTTCTAAGAATGAACTGTCGGTCAACCTCTTCTCAGAGGAAGATGTCGACAATCTGTTTGACGATGAAGATGACGATTCAACATTAAGCAGTGATGTCTGTTCGCTCAAGATTCGTTATGAGTCTTTCCAGGACAACAtgagggaaaaaacaaatgttctGCAGGAAGAGACGCAGTTCAACTTCTTCCCCAGTGTCCTGGCCAACTGTgccaagaaagaggaaggagcaGCAGTCTTGAGGAGAACCGCGGAGGATCTTCAGCCCAAAACTGATGAACTGATCCTGGAGGGAGCACAGGAAGGAAAAGCCGGGGACTGCAGTGCTAGGAGTCCACTTGATGGTTCCCACGGCTCGCCTATGTCCACTCCCAAAGTCAGCTACCTAATGGACTTCAATTCCACAGAGGAGTCAGGGGAGTTCAGTGATGACAGCTCCTGCACTGGCTCGTCCTCAGACACCCTGCAGGAGGGAAAGTTTAAAAAGAGCCACTCAAAGAGATTCCTCAGTCCCTCGAACCCTCTCAACTATGGCTTGCGTTCCAAAAGAAAGGTTCGATACAGCGATGATTACTTATATGATGTCGACTCGCTTGAGAGTGAGAAAAATgcggagaaaaaggagaaagccCCTGCTGGtcagaaagaagaggaggatgtagACTGGTGCCCCAAAAAACGCCGGAAATCCTGCCGCAAAGAGCCACCTGTGGTCATCAAGTACATCATCATCAACAGGTTTAAAGGGGAGAGACTCATGTCAGTGAAACTGGGCAAGCTGGACCCTGTGGATGCGACTGTGAGCTTAAATGCCGACACAGTAAGCAAATATGAGACACTGGCTCCTCTGAAGCATTTCTGGCAGGAGaagcaaagagagagacaggaacAGCTTAAGCTGGCTGCCAGAGATAAACAACAACGCGGTTTTCATCTAAACGGACGCCACCATCGCCCTTTTAATTCTAGTCATCCCAAAAGGAAATACAAGATTGCAAACCGGCTTAAAGTTCAGAGGATTCACACTGTGGAGCAATCAGCAACAGCACAGTCCTTCCCTCTCTCTGATCGGGGCCAGGGAGGTGTCACTAAAGAAGAGGCCACCCCCACGGTAGGAGGAATAATAGCAGCCACAGGCCTCCCAGTCACATTAGACACAAactccatcacacacacagtcacagccaAGAGCCGCTCccaggagagggaggagagggaggggaggagatTGGGAGGAAATAAAACAGTCAGGATAAGGAAATTCAAAAGCGAAGCCAGGCTGAGgagcaagaaaataaaagaggcagaaggagaggaggggaggagtgTGACGAATGAAACGGATGCCTGTGTCACTGCGGCACAGATTGAGGACCCCACTGCTGGGTTAGATGAGGCAGGCATTAGCTCAACTACAGTCAAACCACATTTCTCTGACAATACCGCCACCGCTCAAGCCGCTGAGGAGAAATTCCCCTTTGTTTCATCCACCTGCTCTCCTGACAAAGCTGCCTCCTCCTCAGAGGAGGTGGAGACGGGTGTCCCTGTCATCCCGGGGGGCTACCTGCAGACCCTGTTAGATGCCACAGACTCCTCAGGTGGAGCAGCTATCTCTTATTTCCCCCAGCAGTCCTCTAGGCAGCAGTATTCTCTTGGGCTGTCCCTGGAGGAGAAACAGTTTTCTTCTCTGCAGCTCGCTCAGAGCTGCGTCCTCTCGCCTCCCTCTGAGTCCGAGCTCCAGCAGTCTCCTCAGAACTGCCCCAGCTTCCCCCAGATGTGGCACCCACAGCTCTGTGCAAGTCACAGCCAGAGCTTTGGGTCTGAGACGCCCGAGACTCCCATCTTACCCAACAACTTCCCAGCTGCTGTTCCCCTGAATGACAGTCTGCCAGTGTCTAACTACAGCCAGCTGAGCCCTGAGGCTGACAGGCTGCTTTATGAGAAGAGCTACCTGAGTGAGTCTGGGCTGCAGCCCGGGGCAGATCTGCAAGTGTGTCAGTCTGCCTGCGTGGAGGGCCAGGTGCAATACCAGCGAGGGTCCCTGTGCACAGACAATGGCAGGCTCATCAGCTATGACTCAGTGGGCTCTCTGTCAGCCTCCTCCAGCAATTACAGCTCACTCAGCCTCAAGTCTTGTGAGCGAGAGGGTGAGGAGGAGGGCCGAGACAGCTTCTTAGCTCATTGCAGTCCTAAAGTGGTGATTCAGCAGAGTGTGGATGCCCTTACCCCACTCAGGGAGTCCTCAGACCTGCTGGATATCTCTAACTTCACCCCTGACAAGTTTAGGCACTCATCACTCTCAgagctttcccctcctgagacccCAAATCTGTCCCCTCAGGTTGTTGGGCGTGAGATGAAGATGGCAGGAAATGTTGGAGAATACCAGGATGTGAATGATATAAGCATGGACTGCAATAGGGAGGTAAAGTGGAACTGTGATGTCATACAGCAACAGGAGCGCACGGCAAGCGCATACCCGGTGGAGGACAACCAGTTTCCGCTACACAACTTCAACAATCAAGATGTCTTAGGTTTAGATAAAAAAGAGATGGCAGCTACAGAATTTGATGAACAGAATGGAgcgaaaagcataaagtcaaaaaGGAAAGGCAgctgcaaacaaacagcaggagGACAGTGCCCGAAAAAGGTCCGGGCTCCGAGAGCCCCCAAGTCAGAGAAGGTCAAGACTCCCAAACAGAACTCTCGCTCCACCAAAAAGATAAAGGCCATGTTAGAGGGTAAAGCAGCAAAGAACCAGGCAGGTGGCACAGGCCTGACTGACAGTAGCAGCACTGGGGACTGGCCTGGCACCGGATGGTCGGAGAGTAACAGCCTGGTGGGGGATGACCAGAGAGAATTTGAGGAGCCCTCCAATATTCTGTCCAACATTGTCTCTGGCATGGCTGAGGTCCAAAGGTTCATGATGGCCTCCATTGAGCCACTGTGGAACCCCATGTCGGAGGCCTGCATGCCCTCTGAGGCCAACAGTCTCAACCTAAAGACCCTCAAAATCTTGGCAGGTACTGAGGCTGACCTGAAGAAAAAAGGAGCTGTGCTCACAGGGGCTGGGAGAGGCAGAAAGGCAGGGGGGAAAGGAGGCAAAAACCAGGCCAAATTCAACCCCTCTCATTCTTTATTCCCTCAACTTGCTCTAGGCTGTAACATGTTTGATAAACCCAACTTTATTAACCCCGGGCCTGCTCACAAAAAGCTGTACCGCCACAAGACGAGTGCAAAGTTCCCTCGGATTGAGACACTGAAGGGGAAGCGAGCTGAGAGAGACCCAAATAAGGACATAGCACTGATGACCTCTTTTGAGAAACTGAGGTAA